The Rhinolophus ferrumequinum isolate MPI-CBG mRhiFer1 chromosome 6, mRhiFer1_v1.p, whole genome shotgun sequence genome has a window encoding:
- the MAPK1IP1L gene encoding MAPK-interacting and spindle-stabilizing protein-like yields the protein MSDEFSLADALPEHSPAKTSAVSNTKPGQPLQGWPGSNPWNNPSAPPSVPSGLPPSATPSTVPFGPAPTGMYPSVPPTGPPPGPPAPFPPSGPSCPPPGGPYPAPTVPGPGPTGPYPTPNMPFPELPRPYGAPTDPTAAGPLGPWGSMSSGPWAPGMGGQYPTPNMPYPSPGPYPAPPPPQAPGAAPPVPWGTVPPGAWGPPAPYPAPAGSYPTPGLYPTPSNPFQVPSGPSGAPPMPGGPHSYH from the exons atGTCTGATGAATTTTCG ttggcAGATGCGCTACCTGAACACTCCCCTGCCAAAACCTCTGCTGTGAGCAACACAAAACCTGGCCAACCTCTCCAAGGCTGGCCAGGTTCCAATCCTTGGAATAACCCAAGTGCTCCACCTTCTGTGCCATCTGGACTTCCACCAAGTGCAACACCCTCTACTGTGCCTTTCGGACCAGCACCAACAGGAATGTATCCCTCTGTGCCTCCCACTGGACCACCTCCAGGACCCCCGGcaccctttcctccttctggacCATCATGCCCCCCACCTGGTGGTCCTTATCCAGCCCCaactgtgccaggccctggcccCACTGGGCCATATCCTACACCAAATATGCCCTTTCCAGAGCTTCCACGACCCTATGGTGCACCCACTGATCCAACTGCAGCTGGTCCTTTAGGTCCATGGGGATCCATGTCTTCTGGACCCTGGGCACCAGGGATGGGAGGGCAGTATCCTACCCCTAATATGCCATATCCATCTCCAGGGCCATATCCCGCACCTCCTCCTCCCCAAGCACCAGGCGCAGCACCACCTGTTCCATGGGGCACTGTTCCACCAGGAGCCTGGGGACCACCAGCACCGTATCCTGCCCCTGCAGGATCCTATCCCACTCCAGGACTCTATCCCACTCCCAGTAATCCTTTTCAAGTGCCTTCAGGACCTTCTGGTGCTCCACCAATGCCTGGTGGCCCCCAT tCTTACCATTAA